One window of Colius striatus isolate bColStr4 chromosome 16, bColStr4.1.hap1, whole genome shotgun sequence genomic DNA carries:
- the BLCAP gene encoding bladder cancer-associated protein yields the protein MYCLQWLLPVLLIPKPLNPALWFSHSMFMGFYLLSFLLERKPCTICALVFLAALFLICYSCWGNCFLYHCTGSQLPESAHDPSIVGT from the coding sequence ATGTACTGCCTTCAGTGGCTGCTCCCCGTCCTGCTCATACCCAAGCCCCTCAACCCAGCCTTGTGGTTCAGTCACTCGATGTTCATGGGCTTCTACCTGCTCAGCTTCCTCCTGGAACGGAAACCTTGCACAATCTGTGCCTTGGTCTTCCTGGCAGCTCTGTTCCTCATCTGCTACAGCTGCTGGGGGAACTGCTTCTTGTATCACTGCACAGGATCCCAGTTGCCAGAGTCAGCTCACGACCCCAGCATAGTGGGCACCTAG